The proteins below are encoded in one region of Berryella intestinalis:
- a CDS encoding cytochrome b/b6 domain-containing protein, translated as MAHLAHYREAHPIQFVITHWVNLVAMIFLLVSGFLIHFPVAGTMGYMRGLHIFFGFVLFVNCLVRVVLAFFIESAPTGGTRKTVKDIFTWLPQKDNRHQALEWIKYYLFLKKDHPLSAKLGVPQKISYLLIPFLIIAMFYTGLCLWGATANLPIFAAGTAAVGGAMNMRIIHFFGMFVFILFMFIHVYLANVEGFEPTKLIFFRKEHGGLVYDPDKHVIVGEDNLGHENH; from the coding sequence ATGGCGCATCTCGCACATTACCGTGAGGCGCATCCGATCCAGTTCGTCATCACCCATTGGGTCAACCTGGTTGCGATGATCTTCCTGCTGGTGTCGGGCTTTTTGATCCATTTCCCGGTCGCCGGGACGATGGGTTACATGCGCGGCCTGCACATCTTCTTCGGTTTCGTCCTGTTCGTTAACTGCCTGGTTCGCGTGGTCCTGGCCTTCTTCATCGAGTCGGCCCCCACGGGCGGTACGCGCAAGACTGTGAAGGACATCTTCACCTGGCTGCCCCAGAAGGACAACCGCCATCAGGCGCTCGAGTGGATCAAGTACTACCTGTTCCTGAAGAAGGACCATCCGCTGTCCGCCAAGCTGGGCGTTCCTCAGAAGATCTCGTATCTGCTGATCCCGTTCCTGATCATCGCGATGTTCTACACGGGTTTGTGCCTGTGGGGAGCGACGGCGAACCTGCCCATCTTCGCGGCGGGCACGGCGGCGGTGGGCGGTGCCATGAACATGCGCATCATCCATTTCTTTGGGATGTTCGTGTTCATCCTGTTCATGTTCATCCACGTGTACCTGGCCAACGTGGAAGGGTTCGAGCCCACTAAGCTGATCTTTTTCCGCAAGGAGCACGGCGGCTTGGTGTACGACCCCGACAAGCACGTCATCGTCGGCGAGGACAACCTCGGCCACGAGAATCATTAG
- a CDS encoding ABC transporter ATP-binding protein: MNERKEAARRQSPRFTGPMRNMIPTGEKHDVKGSVAKLLRFIGRYKSALVLALVFAVGSTVFAIVGPKVMSTATTLLFEGVMAKLAGTGSIDFDRISTVLLQTLALYLFAAACSFAQGWVLSFVAQKTSFNLRKEIAQKIDRLPVGYFESSSVGDVLSRITNDVDTLGQSLNQSLSEAVRSLVMIVGVLAMMLSINPVMALCVLLVLPISMLLVRLVVKWSQKYFFAQQESLGRIDGQIEETFSGHAVVKAFGAEDQVIRSFDEINERLYESAWKSQFLSGLMRPLLDLTSNLAYVAVVILGAVFAARGVVTVGDIQAFVQYVRNFTQPITSLAQVGNMLQQTAAAAERVFEFLEAPEEECQEATSLPDGIATEVDFDHVRFGYIEGTPVIRDFTAHVKAGQTVALVGPTGAGKTTMMKLLMRFYDVQEGSIRIGGRDVRSFDRDDLRSLFGMVLQDAWLFNGTVRENIRYGRPDATDAEVEAAAKRAFAHHFIETLPGGYDCVINEDASNISAGQRQLLTIARAFVSDRRMLILDEATSSVDTRTERRIQSAMDELMKGRTSFVIAHRLSTIRNADLILVIDQGDVVEQGTHDELIERGGFYADLYNSQFTDIALRETA; this comes from the coding sequence ATGAACGAGCGGAAAGAGGCCGCCCGTCGGCAAAGTCCCCGCTTCACCGGCCCGATGCGCAACATGATCCCGACAGGGGAGAAGCACGACGTGAAGGGGTCGGTGGCGAAGCTGCTGCGGTTCATCGGCCGCTACAAGTCCGCCCTCGTCCTCGCCCTGGTATTCGCCGTCGGATCGACCGTGTTCGCCATCGTGGGTCCCAAGGTCATGTCCACGGCGACCACGCTGCTGTTCGAGGGCGTCATGGCGAAGCTCGCGGGCACCGGCTCCATCGACTTCGACCGGATATCGACGGTGCTGCTTCAGACGCTGGCCCTGTACCTGTTCGCGGCGGCCTGCTCGTTCGCGCAGGGGTGGGTGCTGTCGTTCGTCGCCCAGAAAACGTCGTTCAACCTGCGCAAGGAGATCGCTCAGAAGATCGATCGCCTGCCGGTGGGGTACTTCGAGTCCTCGTCGGTGGGCGACGTGCTCTCGCGCATCACCAACGACGTCGACACGCTGGGCCAGAGCCTGAACCAAAGCCTGTCCGAGGCGGTGCGCTCGCTGGTGATGATCGTGGGCGTGCTGGCCATGATGCTGTCCATAAACCCGGTCATGGCGCTGTGCGTCCTTCTGGTACTTCCGATTTCGATGCTGCTGGTGCGCCTGGTGGTGAAGTGGTCCCAGAAGTACTTCTTCGCTCAGCAGGAATCGCTGGGACGCATCGACGGTCAGATCGAGGAGACGTTCTCGGGCCATGCGGTGGTGAAAGCGTTCGGAGCGGAAGACCAGGTTATACGCTCGTTCGACGAGATCAACGAGCGCCTGTACGAGTCGGCGTGGAAATCCCAGTTCCTTTCGGGCCTCATGCGCCCTTTGCTCGACCTGACCAGCAACCTGGCGTACGTGGCCGTGGTGATTTTGGGCGCCGTCTTCGCTGCGCGCGGCGTTGTCACGGTGGGAGACATCCAGGCGTTCGTGCAGTACGTGAGGAACTTCACCCAGCCCATAACCTCCCTTGCGCAGGTGGGCAACATGCTGCAGCAGACCGCCGCGGCGGCCGAGCGCGTGTTCGAGTTCCTGGAGGCTCCCGAAGAGGAGTGCCAGGAGGCGACGTCGTTGCCCGACGGGATCGCAACCGAGGTCGATTTCGACCACGTGCGTTTCGGATACATCGAAGGCACCCCTGTCATCAGGGATTTCACCGCCCATGTGAAGGCCGGTCAGACGGTTGCGCTGGTCGGTCCGACGGGCGCGGGCAAGACGACCATGATGAAGCTCCTCATGCGCTTCTACGACGTGCAGGAAGGCTCCATCCGCATCGGCGGCCGCGATGTCCGGTCGTTCGATCGGGACGATCTGCGCTCGCTGTTCGGGATGGTGCTGCAAGACGCGTGGCTGTTCAACGGCACGGTGCGGGAAAACATCCGCTACGGGCGCCCCGACGCGACCGACGCCGAGGTTGAGGCTGCGGCGAAGCGGGCGTTCGCGCACCATTTCATCGAAACGCTGCCCGGCGGCTACGATTGCGTGATCAACGAGGATGCGAGCAACATCAGCGCCGGCCAGCGCCAGCTGCTCACCATCGCGCGCGCGTTCGTCTCCGATCGGCGCATGCTGATATTGGACGAGGCGACCAGCTCGGTCGACACCCGCACCGAGCGCCGCATCCAAAGCGCGATGGACGAGCTTATGAAGGGCCGCACGTCGTTTGTCATCGCGCATCGGTTGTCCACTATCAGAAACGCCGACCTCATCCTGGTGATCGACCAGGGGGACGTCGTCGAGCAGGGAACCCACGACGAGCTCATCGAGAGGGGCGGTTTTTACGCCGACCTTTACAATTCGCAGTTCACCGATATAGCCCTCCGTGAAACGGCCTGA
- a CDS encoding adenine glycosylase, giving the protein MPVCEADWTQTALSRDEFVAKVCDQGRKLYRDLPWRCVDDPYAVMVSEVMLQQTQVSRVAKYWERFLSSFPTVDALAAASTSDVLEHWQGLGYNRRALALKRAADLVSAEMGGVLPRTAEGLVALPGVGPATAAGVMAFAYRLPSVYIETNVRTVFLHELFPDRENVSDRVLEPYVRQTCPETPVRADGEGGAGASQGDGAAGARGAVPFEPLGDPSQDARAWYYALLDYGAHLKTQVANPSRRSSHYARQSAFEGSHRQKRSFILKLALASPEGVSEAEALAALSRFELESGRDAIDAARGRALVDQLIDEGFFKRQGELLVP; this is encoded by the coding sequence GTGCCGGTGTGCGAGGCCGACTGGACCCAGACGGCGCTTTCGCGCGACGAGTTCGTTGCCAAGGTGTGCGACCAGGGGCGGAAGCTCTACCGCGATCTTCCGTGGCGCTGCGTGGACGATCCGTACGCCGTCATGGTGAGCGAAGTGATGCTTCAGCAGACGCAGGTTTCCCGCGTTGCGAAGTACTGGGAACGCTTCTTGTCCAGCTTTCCCACCGTCGACGCTTTGGCCGCGGCGTCCACGTCCGACGTGCTGGAGCACTGGCAGGGGCTGGGCTACAACCGCCGCGCGCTGGCGCTGAAGCGCGCGGCCGATCTCGTGTCCGCCGAAATGGGCGGCGTCCTGCCGCGCACGGCCGAAGGCCTGGTGGCGCTTCCGGGCGTCGGCCCCGCCACGGCCGCGGGCGTGATGGCGTTCGCGTACCGCCTGCCCTCGGTGTACATCGAGACGAACGTGCGCACGGTGTTTCTCCACGAGCTGTTTCCCGACCGCGAGAATGTCTCTGATCGGGTGCTCGAACCCTACGTGCGGCAAACGTGCCCCGAGACGCCCGTGCGCGCGGACGGGGAAGGAGGCGCAGGCGCCTCGCAAGGCGACGGTGCCGCAGGGGCGCGGGGCGCGGTTCCGTTCGAGCCTTTGGGAGATCCCTCGCAAGATGCCCGCGCGTGGTACTATGCGCTGTTGGACTACGGTGCGCATCTGAAGACGCAGGTGGCGAATCCGTCCAGGCGCAGCTCGCATTACGCGCGCCAGAGCGCCTTCGAGGGTTCGCACCGCCAGAAGCGCAGCTTCATCCTGAAGCTGGCCCTCGCGTCGCCCGAAGGGGTTTCCGAGGCGGAGGCGCTTGCGGCTCTATCGAGGTTCGAACTGGAGTCGGGCCGCGACGCGATCGATGCCGCCCGTGGTCGCGCTCTCGTCGATCAGCTGATCGACGAGGGGTTCTTCAAACGGCAGGGGGAGCTGCTCGTACCGTAG
- a CDS encoding hydrogenase small subunit, with the protein MEQGTIAPEFEGMLSERGVSRRSFMKFCGALAVAAGMSELAAPKVAEAVEASVIGSKEGKLYPVLWIEGASCTGCTESFAQLETPDVGTVVLEMLSLNYSDVLSAGAGESLELAKEQTIAAGNYLLVYEGAVVQAWGGNALRVAAEPGIHHLEEAAKNAKAVVALGSCAVNGGWMSAAPNAADATGVQAYLKKVGIEKPVINVPGCPANPEHLMAVLTEVLMLGSDHLQLDSMNRPSGIFGQTVHDNCERRGHFENGEFVYKFGSKEEELGYCLYPLGCRGPQTNSNCGVTMWNNRRSWCVQSGAPCIGCCEADPNNIHDNWVDVNTPFYERHRDLRIGDWTVQPYAVAFAVTGAVAAALVVHGFGMKAVGRMDGGADFEEVRKWDAKHPDKSVGQYEGAFKPEKKHAAKASDEEGR; encoded by the coding sequence ATGGAACAAGGCACCATTGCGCCTGAATTCGAAGGTATGCTGTCTGAACGTGGGGTAAGCAGACGCAGCTTCATGAAATTCTGCGGCGCACTGGCCGTTGCCGCCGGCATGTCCGAGCTGGCTGCTCCGAAAGTCGCCGAGGCCGTCGAGGCGTCGGTGATCGGTTCCAAGGAAGGGAAGCTGTATCCGGTGCTGTGGATCGAGGGCGCGTCCTGCACGGGATGCACCGAGTCGTTCGCGCAGCTCGAGACGCCCGATGTGGGAACGGTCGTTTTGGAGATGCTGTCCCTGAACTACTCCGACGTTCTGTCCGCGGGCGCGGGCGAGTCGCTGGAGCTTGCCAAGGAGCAGACCATCGCCGCTGGAAACTATCTGCTTGTATACGAAGGCGCCGTTGTCCAGGCGTGGGGGGGAAACGCCCTTCGCGTCGCCGCCGAGCCGGGCATCCATCATCTGGAGGAGGCCGCTAAGAATGCGAAAGCGGTCGTCGCCCTGGGCTCCTGCGCGGTCAACGGAGGCTGGATGTCGGCCGCTCCCAACGCCGCCGACGCGACCGGCGTTCAGGCGTACCTGAAGAAGGTCGGCATCGAGAAGCCCGTCATCAACGTTCCCGGCTGCCCGGCGAACCCCGAGCATCTCATGGCGGTTCTCACCGAAGTGCTCATGCTGGGCTCCGATCATCTGCAGCTCGATTCGATGAACAGGCCTTCCGGTATCTTCGGCCAGACCGTTCACGACAACTGCGAGCGTCGCGGCCATTTCGAGAACGGCGAGTTCGTGTACAAGTTCGGCTCCAAGGAAGAGGAGCTGGGCTATTGCCTGTACCCGCTGGGTTGCCGCGGGCCCCAGACCAACTCCAACTGCGGTGTGACCATGTGGAACAACCGCCGCAGCTGGTGCGTCCAGTCCGGCGCCCCCTGCATCGGCTGCTGCGAGGCGGATCCGAACAACATCCACGACAACTGGGTCGATGTGAACACCCCGTTCTACGAGCGCCATCGCGACCTGCGCATCGGCGATTGGACGGTTCAGCCCTACGCGGTCGCGTTCGCCGTCACCGGCGCGGTCGCGGCCGCCCTGGTCGTCCACGGCTTCGGCATGAAGGCGGTCGGCCGCATGGACGGCGGCGCCGACTTCGAGGAAGTGCGCAAGTGGGACGCCAAGCACCCCGACAAGTCCGTCGGACAGTACGAAGGGGCGTTCAAGCCCGAGAAGAAGCATGCCGCCAAGGCATCCGACGAAGAGGGGAGGTAG
- a CDS encoding HAD family hydrolase has product MAERRGLGMPFAVSDSIDSTSPEAAVAAAGDPPADRGRQQVAVFDFDGTSMNGNSPVILVRYMTLRGMLRPSVVLRIGLWATAYKLRLPQSESWVRGLVFSAFEGKPADEVDRFLTEFYDRKIERRFRPAADAEMRRLSSEGVDVVVVSATFEPIILRAMESHPIKYQASTRMKIAEDGTYTREVDGECVEGEAKLTALNELCDRVYGKDGWELLHAFGDHHSDRALLRAAKHAHAVTPDRPLRRTARAEDWSNLDW; this is encoded by the coding sequence ATGGCTGAACGACGAGGACTGGGCATGCCCTTTGCGGTAAGCGATTCTATAGACTCAACGAGCCCCGAGGCCGCCGTTGCGGCTGCGGGCGACCCGCCCGCCGATCGGGGCAGGCAGCAGGTTGCGGTGTTCGATTTCGACGGCACCAGCATGAACGGGAACTCCCCGGTCATCCTGGTGCGCTACATGACGCTGCGCGGCATGCTGCGTCCCAGCGTGGTGCTGCGCATAGGGCTTTGGGCGACGGCGTACAAACTGCGGCTGCCGCAGAGCGAGTCGTGGGTGCGCGGTCTGGTGTTCTCGGCGTTCGAGGGCAAACCGGCCGACGAGGTGGACCGCTTCCTCACCGAATTCTACGACCGCAAGATCGAGAGGCGCTTTCGTCCCGCCGCCGACGCGGAGATGAGGCGCCTGTCGAGCGAGGGGGTGGACGTCGTGGTGGTGTCCGCCACCTTCGAGCCCATCATCCTGCGGGCGATGGAGTCGCACCCCATCAAGTACCAGGCCTCGACGCGCATGAAGATCGCCGAGGACGGCACGTACACGCGCGAGGTCGACGGCGAGTGCGTCGAGGGGGAAGCCAAGCTCACCGCCCTGAACGAGCTGTGCGACCGCGTGTACGGCAAGGACGGATGGGAGCTGCTCCACGCGTTCGGCGACCACCACTCCGATCGTGCGCTCCTGCGCGCCGCGAAGCACGCCCACGCCGTGACCCCCGACCGTCCCTTGCGCCGCACCGCGCGCGCCGAGGATTGGTCAAACTTGGACTGGTAG
- a CDS encoding nickel-dependent hydrogenase large subunit: protein MTRSVIDPITRIEGHMRVEMEVENGKVTNAWTTAGSFRGIELVVENRTPADAAQIVQRICGVCPVSHAQSASIASEKAYGITIPNNARIIRNLLEGAQFLHSNILWFYNLAALDYVNPLNALKADPADALALAQQAGTSINSDFAALKTRLQAFAENGQLSIFSGNWFDAEDGTAYKLPPELDLICTAHYLEALKFQAKSSEISALLGGKMPHIMTLIPGGTSFVPTAQKLDDLRALCHEVYEWVRTTMVPDTLAIAPYYLDALGYGKGCGRYLAWGVFENKSMKMSERYLPSGVVDENNRLSDPEESMITEYVGHSWYKGSGTYQAPDFTTEPEFTEYDVNDRYTWCKAPAYGGKPYEATSLSRALAAYGRKVPYMVEHMDAMLEALGHPGDLEILKSTLGRTAVRQIETTYIAKMMCDWADELIEAVKSGDSEYFKEPATTTGSGSGFWEAPRGALYHSAKIDGGKIKGYQIIIPTTWNLAPINEHGEHGPVEQALIGCPVEDIHKPIHALRTVHSYDPCVSCSVHVSEPATGKRFSTVTNPWGVK from the coding sequence ATGACTCGTTCCGTCATCGATCCCATTACGCGCATCGAAGGACACATGCGCGTTGAGATGGAAGTGGAAAACGGCAAGGTGACCAACGCTTGGACCACCGCCGGTTCGTTCCGCGGCATCGAGCTGGTCGTGGAGAACCGCACCCCTGCCGATGCGGCTCAGATCGTGCAGCGCATCTGCGGCGTCTGCCCGGTTTCTCACGCCCAGTCCGCCTCGATCGCTTCCGAGAAGGCCTACGGCATCACCATTCCGAACAACGCCCGCATCATCCGCAACCTGCTCGAGGGCGCCCAGTTCCTGCACAGCAACATCCTGTGGTTCTACAACCTCGCGGCGCTCGACTACGTGAACCCGCTCAATGCGCTCAAGGCCGACCCGGCCGACGCGCTCGCGCTCGCCCAGCAGGCCGGCACCAGCATCAACAGCGATTTCGCCGCGCTCAAAACCCGCCTCCAGGCGTTCGCCGAAAACGGCCAGCTGTCCATCTTCTCGGGCAACTGGTTCGACGCCGAAGACGGCACGGCCTACAAGCTGCCGCCCGAGCTCGACCTGATCTGCACCGCGCACTATCTCGAGGCCCTGAAGTTCCAGGCCAAGTCCTCCGAGATCTCTGCGCTTCTGGGCGGCAAGATGCCCCATATCATGACGCTCATCCCCGGCGGCACCTCGTTCGTTCCCACAGCCCAGAAGCTCGACGACCTGCGTGCGCTTTGCCACGAGGTCTACGAGTGGGTGCGCACGACCATGGTCCCCGACACGCTGGCCATCGCTCCGTACTACCTGGACGCGCTTGGCTACGGCAAGGGCTGCGGCCGCTACCTGGCCTGGGGCGTCTTCGAGAACAAGAGCATGAAGATGTCCGAGCGCTACCTGCCCTCGGGCGTGGTCGACGAGAACAACCGCCTGTCCGACCCCGAAGAGAGCATGATCACCGAGTACGTCGGCCATTCGTGGTACAAGGGATCGGGCACCTACCAGGCTCCCGACTTCACCACCGAGCCCGAGTTTACCGAGTACGACGTGAACGATCGCTACACCTGGTGCAAGGCGCCCGCCTATGGCGGCAAGCCCTATGAGGCCACCAGTCTTTCCCGCGCCCTGGCCGCTTACGGGCGCAAGGTCCCGTACATGGTCGAGCATATGGACGCGATGCTCGAGGCGCTGGGCCATCCGGGCGACCTCGAGATCCTGAAGTCCACCCTCGGCCGTACCGCGGTGCGCCAGATCGAGACCACCTACATCGCCAAGATGATGTGCGACTGGGCCGACGAGCTGATCGAGGCCGTGAAGTCCGGCGACTCCGAGTACTTCAAAGAGCCCGCCACCACCACCGGTTCCGGGTCGGGTTTCTGGGAGGCCCCGCGCGGCGCGCTGTACCATTCCGCCAAGATCGACGGCGGCAAGATCAAGGGCTACCAGATCATCATCCCCACCACCTGGAACCTCGCCCCCATCAACGAGCATGGCGAGCACGGCCCGGTCGAGCAGGCGCTCATCGGGTGCCCGGTGGAAGATATCCACAAGCCCATCCATGCGCTGCGCACGGTCCACAGCTACGACCCGTGCGTGTCCTGCTCGGTGCACGTGAGCGAGCCGGCTACCGGCAAGCGCTTCTCGACGGTCACGAATCCCTGGGGGGTGAAGTAA
- a CDS encoding MarR family winged helix-turn-helix transcriptional regulator yields MCHFGSASDDDRYADFKREISAVMQEIHRKGAGMPVPDGVTPTESHIIASIAMLQERCGAVRPSELTKAGHTTPSALSQTLRSLEGKGLITRERANEDFRSVVVRLTDRGAEVAAEAARLRSDYWSDLLDFLGEEDLEDFMRIMRRMLEFRKARG; encoded by the coding sequence ATGTGCCATTTCGGTTCGGCTTCCGACGACGATCGGTATGCCGATTTCAAACGCGAGATATCGGCGGTGATGCAGGAGATCCACCGCAAGGGAGCCGGCATGCCGGTGCCTGACGGGGTGACGCCCACGGAATCCCACATCATCGCCTCGATCGCGATGCTGCAGGAGCGGTGCGGCGCGGTTCGGCCCAGCGAGCTCACCAAGGCGGGGCACACCACGCCCAGCGCGTTGTCGCAAACGCTGAGGTCGCTGGAGGGCAAGGGCCTCATCACGCGCGAGCGTGCGAACGAGGATTTCCGCAGCGTGGTGGTCAGGCTCACCGACCGCGGCGCCGAGGTGGCCGCCGAGGCCGCGCGCCTGCGCTCGGATTACTGGAGCGATCTCCTTGATTTCCTGGGAGAAGAGGATCTGGAAGACTTCATGCGCATCATGCGCCGCATGTTGGAGTTCAGGAAGGCGCGCGGTTAG
- a CDS encoding manganese efflux pump MntP family protein: MGVVELLLIAVGLSMDAFAVALCKGLCMKRLDKGQAVVIAAFFGAFQALMPVAGWFLGAQFADAIAPVDHWIVFGLLLFIGGKMIVEAVRGGDGPIECPADPRLDVRELLALAVATSIDALAVGVGFAFLSVDIAPAAALIGCVTFGLSLVGVAVGHAFGSRWERPSMLAGGAVLVAIGTKTLIEHLGYY, from the coding sequence GTGGGGGTCGTCGAGTTGCTGCTCATCGCGGTCGGTTTGTCGATGGATGCGTTCGCGGTCGCGCTGTGCAAGGGGCTGTGCATGAAGCGGCTCGATAAGGGCCAGGCGGTGGTGATCGCCGCGTTCTTCGGGGCGTTTCAGGCGCTTATGCCGGTGGCGGGGTGGTTTCTGGGGGCCCAGTTCGCCGATGCGATCGCCCCGGTCGATCACTGGATCGTGTTCGGTTTGCTGCTGTTCATCGGCGGAAAGATGATCGTCGAGGCCGTGCGGGGAGGCGACGGGCCTATCGAGTGCCCCGCCGATCCGAGGCTCGACGTGCGCGAGCTGCTCGCGCTGGCCGTTGCGACCAGCATCGACGCGCTCGCCGTGGGCGTTGGCTTCGCGTTCCTTTCGGTCGACATCGCGCCCGCCGCCGCGCTGATCGGCTGCGTGACGTTCGGCCTGTCGCTCGTCGGCGTTGCCGTGGGACATGCGTTCGGATCGCGCTGGGAGCGCCCTTCCATGCTGGCGGGAGGCGCCGTGCTCGTGGCTATCGGCACCAAAACCCTGATAGAGCATCTTGGATATTACTAG
- a CDS encoding ABC transporter ATP-binding protein produces the protein MAVLRYLKGEGVAVALVFVLMIGQAFCDLSLPRYTSDLVDVGLQQSGVEHASPQAMTAPTFEGVASLLDPTDEAALRSAYLPQDDGTYRLRDVSADERADLDAAMEFPLVAVYAARDSSSEGAAIAGLLERAASGELSKQQAAGLVEEVKAQMPLSDGILSQRAIQCAGSELAAAGVDLDELRFSYLLRTGMSMLGFVAASGVIAMLISLIASRVGARIGRRLRSQLFGHVVRFSDAEVQSFSVASLITRGTNDIQQIQVMTVMALRMALYAPILAIGGIVMVARTNASLSWIIVLAIATVLVIVAALMAAAMPKFKRMQKLVDGVNLVSRELITGLQVVRAFGQQAREQRRFEDASERLMRTQLFTSRVMSLMMPLMMLVMNAVSVLIVWTGSSAVDSGTMQPGDLIALISYSMVIIMGFLMLGMLGVVIPRADVSAKRIDEVLSAPCSIQDPTVASKHAFPSTEGAEIAFDGVTFRYADSQECVLDDVSFTAEAGKTTAIIGSTGSGKSTVIKLVERFYDVSEGAVRVDGIDVREVAQADLRRQLGYVPQKAFLFSGTIASNVLVSADGLDEGALSPEDEQRLDRALRCAQASQFVEDREEGANASVSQGGTNVSGGQRQRLAIARALASDARALLFDDSFSALDYRTDAALRRALAEEMCGKTVLMVAQRVATVMGADKIVVLDEGRVVGQGTHDELLKTCDQYREIALSQLSAEELEGGDAA, from the coding sequence ATGGCGGTCCTTCGCTACTTGAAAGGCGAGGGCGTCGCGGTCGCGCTCGTCTTCGTTTTGATGATAGGGCAGGCGTTCTGCGATCTGTCTCTGCCGCGCTACACGTCCGACCTGGTCGATGTGGGTTTGCAGCAATCGGGGGTCGAGCATGCCTCTCCCCAGGCCATGACCGCCCCTACGTTCGAGGGCGTCGCTTCCCTGCTCGATCCTACCGACGAGGCGGCGCTGCGCAGCGCCTACCTTCCGCAAGATGACGGGACGTACCGCTTGCGCGACGTGTCTGCGGACGAACGCGCCGATCTCGACGCTGCGATGGAGTTCCCGCTGGTGGCCGTCTACGCCGCCCGGGATTCCTCGTCCGAGGGCGCGGCGATCGCGGGGCTTTTGGAGCGCGCGGCTTCCGGCGAGCTTTCAAAGCAGCAGGCGGCCGGTCTCGTCGAAGAGGTGAAGGCGCAGATGCCGCTTTCCGACGGCATCCTTTCCCAGCGGGCGATCCAGTGCGCGGGAAGCGAGCTTGCCGCCGCGGGCGTCGATCTGGACGAGCTGCGGTTCTCGTACCTTCTGCGCACGGGGATGTCCATGCTGGGATTCGTCGCCGCGTCGGGGGTCATCGCCATGCTCATCAGCCTCATCGCCTCGCGCGTCGGCGCACGCATCGGCCGTCGGCTGCGCTCGCAGCTGTTCGGCCACGTGGTGCGCTTCTCGGATGCGGAGGTGCAGTCGTTCTCGGTGGCGTCGCTCATCACCCGCGGAACCAACGACATCCAGCAGATCCAGGTCATGACCGTCATGGCCCTGCGCATGGCCCTGTACGCCCCCATCCTCGCCATCGGGGGCATCGTGATGGTGGCGCGGACGAACGCCTCGCTCAGCTGGATCATCGTGCTTGCGATCGCTACGGTGCTGGTCATCGTCGCGGCGCTCATGGCCGCGGCCATGCCCAAGTTCAAGCGGATGCAGAAGCTGGTGGACGGCGTGAACCTGGTGTCGCGCGAGCTGATCACGGGATTGCAGGTGGTACGCGCGTTCGGCCAGCAGGCGCGGGAGCAGCGCCGCTTCGAGGATGCCAGCGAACGGCTCATGAGGACCCAGCTGTTCACCAGCCGGGTCATGTCGCTCATGATGCCGCTTATGATGCTGGTCATGAACGCGGTGTCGGTGCTGATCGTTTGGACGGGGTCGTCCGCTGTGGACTCGGGAACCATGCAGCCGGGCGACCTTATCGCGCTCATCAGCTATTCCATGGTCATCATCATGGGATTTCTCATGCTGGGCATGCTGGGCGTGGTCATTCCCCGCGCCGACGTGTCGGCCAAGCGCATCGACGAGGTGCTGTCGGCACCCTGCTCGATCCAGGATCCGACCGTGGCCTCTAAGCACGCGTTCCCTTCGACCGAAGGCGCCGAGATCGCCTTCGACGGCGTGACGTTTCGCTACGCGGATTCCCAGGAATGCGTCTTGGACGACGTGAGCTTCACGGCCGAGGCGGGCAAGACCACGGCCATCATCGGCTCGACGGGGTCGGGCAAGTCGACGGTTATCAAGCTGGTCGAGCGCTTCTACGACGTTTCGGAGGGGGCTGTCAGGGTGGACGGCATCGACGTGCGCGAGGTCGCCCAGGCCGATTTGCGGCGCCAGCTGGGCTACGTCCCCCAGAAAGCCTTCCTGTTCTCGGGGACGATCGCGTCAAACGTGCTGGTTTCGGCCGACGGCCTCGACGAAGGCGCCCTTTCTCCGGAAGACGAGCAGCGGCTCGACCGGGCGCTGCGCTGCGCCCAAGCTTCCCAGTTCGTGGAGGATCGCGAAGAGGGCGCCAATGCGTCGGTTTCCCAAGGGGGAACCAACGTGTCGGGAGGTCAGCGCCAGCGCTTGGCGATCGCCCGGGCCCTGGCCTCGGACGCCCGCGCGCTGCTGTTCGACGACAGCTTCTCGGCGCTCGATTACCGGACGGATGCGGCGCTGAGGCGCGCCCTTGCCGAGGAGATGTGTGGAAAGACGGTGCTGATGGTCGCGCAGCGCGTCGCCACGGTGATGGGCGCCGACAAGATCGTCGTGCTGGACGAGGGGCGCGTGGTGGGGCAGGGAACCCACGACGAGCTTTTGAAGACGTGCGACCAGTATCGCGAGATAGCTCTGTCGCAGCTGTCCGCAGAAGAGCTGGAAGGGGGCGATGCGGCATGA